A single window of Zea mays cultivar B73 chromosome 10, Zm-B73-REFERENCE-NAM-5.0, whole genome shotgun sequence DNA harbors:
- the LOC100217011 gene encoding Peroxidase 2 precursor, producing the protein MKVSVLALWSAAAALLLVAQAPSAAEASHHGGAGLKLGYYKKTCPGVENVVKYHVAKAIKANRGAGAALVRLIFHDCFVRGCDASVLLDPTPANPETEKTAPINIGLAAFEVIDEIKAALEERCPGTVSCADIVVYAARDASSLLSNGHVHFAAPAGRLDGVVSRAADAQRDLPDSTFTVSELIRNFRRKNFTVEELVILSGAHAVGVGHCSSFRARLSAPPAQIVPAYRNLLSGKCAAAAGGADDPVVANNVRDEDPRAVAAAFPSFLGKLRKARDFLDNSYYHNNLARIVTFNSDWQLLTEKEALGHVKEYAENGTLWDEDFSDALLKLSRLPMPPHSKGEIRKTCRWVNHH; encoded by the exons ATGAAGGTGTCGGTGCTGGCGCTgtggtcggcggcggcggcgctgttGCTGGTGGCGCAGGCGCCGTCGGCGGCGGAGGCCTCCCACCACGGCGGCGCGGGCCTCAAGCTGGGGTACTACAAGAAGACCTGCCCGGGCGTCGAGAACGTGGTCAAGTACCACGTCGCCAAGGCCATCAAGGCCAACCGCGGCGCCGGCGCCGCGCTCGTCCGCCTCATCTTCCACGACTGCTTCGTCAGG GGGTGCGACGCGTCGGTGCTGCTGGACCCGACGCCGGCGAACCCGGAGACGGAGAAGACGGCGCCGATCAACATCGGGCTGGCGGCGTTCGAGGTGATCGACGAGATCAAGGCGGCGCTGGAGGAGCGGTGCCCGGGGACGGTGTCGTGCGCGGACATCGTGGTGTACGCGGCCCGGGACGCGTCGAGCCTGCTGAGCAACGGGCACGTCCACTTCGCGGCGCCCGCGGGGCGGCTGGACGGCGTGGTGTCCCGCGCCGCCGACGCGCAGCGCGACCTGCCGGACTCCACCTTCACCGTGTCCGAGCTGATCCGCAACTTCCGGCGCAAGAACTTCACGGTGGAGGAGCTGGTGATCCTGTCGGGCGCGCACGCCGTCGGCGTCGGCCACTGCTCCTCGTTCCGCGCGCGCCTGTCGGCGCCGCCGGCGCAGATCGTGCCGGCGTACCGGAACCTGCTGTCGGGCAagtgcgcggcggcggcgggcggcgccGACGACCCCGTGGTGGCCAACAACGTGCGCGACGAGGACCCGCGCGCCGTCGCGGCGGCCTTCCCGTCCTTCCTCGGGAAGCTGCGCAAGGCCAGGGACTTTCTGGACAACAGCTACTACCACAACAACCTGGCAAGGATCGTCACCTTCAACTCCGACTGGCAACTGCTCACGGAGAAGGAGGCGCTGGGGCACGTCAAGGAGTACGCCGAGAACGGCACCCTCTGGGACGAGGACTTCTCCGACGCGCTCCTCAAGCTCAGCCGGCTGCCCATGCCGCCGCACAGCAAGGGCGAGATCAGGAAGACGTGCCGCTGGGTCAACCACCACTGA